One Thalassotalea sediminis DNA segment encodes these proteins:
- a CDS encoding glycine C-acetyltransferase: MTNSPSITSFYQHLNEQIEQVKQDGLYKNERVITTAQQAQIAVNTGEEVINFCANNYLGLANHPTLIQAAKDGLSEHGFGMASVRFICGTQDIHKTLEQKLSSFLGMEDTILYSSCFDANAGLFETLLGPEDAIISDALNHASIIDGVRLCKAKRFRYANNDMNELENRLQEADAAGARFKLIATDGVFSMDGVIANLKAVCDLADKYGALVMVDDSHAVGFVGEQGRGSHEYCDVIGRVDIITGTLGKAMGGASGGYTSGKKEVIEWLRQRSRPYLFSNSLAPAIVNASIKVIELLANGDDLRTKLRENASYFRNSMEAAGFTCAGADHAIVPVMLGDAKVASEMADRLLAEGIYVIGFSFPVVPKGQARIRTQISAAHTQAQLDKAIEAFVRIGKEMGVI; encoded by the coding sequence GTGACAAATTCGCCATCAATCACTAGTTTTTACCAACATTTAAACGAACAAATTGAACAAGTTAAGCAAGACGGTTTATATAAAAATGAACGTGTAATTACCACTGCACAACAAGCGCAGATAGCAGTAAATACAGGTGAAGAAGTTATTAATTTTTGCGCTAATAACTATTTAGGGTTAGCCAATCACCCAACATTAATTCAAGCGGCTAAAGATGGCTTATCTGAACACGGCTTTGGTATGGCTTCGGTACGTTTTATTTGTGGTACACAGGATATTCATAAAACATTGGAACAGAAGTTATCGTCGTTTCTTGGCATGGAAGATACCATCTTATATTCATCATGTTTTGATGCTAATGCTGGTCTATTTGAAACATTGTTAGGTCCAGAAGATGCAATAATTTCAGATGCACTTAATCATGCTTCAATTATTGATGGTGTAAGGCTTTGTAAAGCGAAGCGATTTCGTTATGCCAATAATGATATGAACGAGTTAGAAAACCGTTTGCAAGAAGCTGATGCTGCTGGCGCAAGGTTTAAACTGATTGCTACTGATGGCGTATTCTCAATGGATGGTGTTATCGCGAACTTAAAAGCCGTTTGTGATCTCGCTGACAAATATGGTGCGCTCGTGATGGTTGATGATTCACATGCTGTTGGTTTTGTAGGTGAGCAAGGCCGTGGTAGTCATGAGTACTGTGATGTTATCGGTCGCGTTGACATTATTACCGGTACACTTGGCAAAGCAATGGGTGGCGCATCTGGTGGATATACCTCGGGTAAAAAAGAAGTAATTGAATGGTTACGCCAGCGTTCTCGTCCTTATTTGTTCTCGAATTCACTTGCGCCAGCAATTGTTAATGCTTCAATTAAAGTAATTGAACTTTTGGCAAATGGTGATGATTTACGTACAAAATTAAGAGAAAACGCAAGCTACTTTAGAAATAGTATGGAAGCCGCAGGATTTACGTGTGCAGGTGCAGATCATGCCATTGTTCCTGTTATGTTGGGTGATGCAAAAGTAGCAAGTGAAATGGCAGATAGACTTTTAGCGGAAGGTATTTATGTTATTGGCTTTTCTTTTCCCGTGGTACCTAAGGGGCAAGCCAGAATTCGTACGCAAATTTCAGCTGCGCATACACAAGCCCAGTTAGACAAAGCAATTGAAGCTTTTGTGCGAATTGGCAAAGAAATGGGAGTCATTTAA
- the tdh gene encoding L-threonine 3-dehydrogenase has translation MKSLAKLHAKEGIWMTDSPEPTLGHNDLLIKIKKTAICGTDIHIYNWDEWSQKTIPVPMVVGHEYAGEVVAIGQEVKGFAIGDRVSGEGHITCGHCRNCRGGRTHLCRNTIGVGVDREGCFAEYLVIPAFNAFKLPDEISDELAAVFDPFGNAVHTALSFDLVGEDVLITGAGPIGIMAAAVAKHVGARHVVITDVNDYRLDLAKKMGATRAVNVANEKLSDVMAELGMSEGFDVGLEMSGVPMAFTDMLENMNNGGKIAMLGIPGSDMAIDWSKVIFKGLTIKGIYGREMFETWYKMASLIQSGLDLSPIITHQFDIDDFQQGFDIMRSGQSGKVILNWE, from the coding sequence ATGAAATCTTTAGCTAAACTGCATGCCAAAGAAGGCATTTGGATGACTGATTCGCCTGAACCAACGCTTGGGCATAATGATCTATTAATCAAAATTAAAAAAACTGCGATTTGCGGCACTGATATCCATATTTATAATTGGGATGAATGGTCGCAAAAAACGATTCCTGTTCCTATGGTTGTCGGGCATGAATATGCTGGTGAAGTCGTTGCTATTGGTCAGGAAGTGAAAGGGTTCGCTATTGGTGACAGAGTCTCAGGTGAAGGACATATTACCTGTGGTCATTGTCGTAATTGTCGCGGTGGCCGAACACACTTATGTCGTAATACCATAGGTGTAGGTGTTGACCGTGAAGGTTGTTTTGCTGAATATTTAGTTATCCCTGCATTTAACGCGTTTAAACTACCTGACGAAATTTCTGATGAACTCGCGGCAGTTTTCGACCCTTTTGGAAATGCAGTTCATACCGCTTTATCTTTCGATCTTGTCGGCGAAGATGTACTGATCACTGGCGCTGGGCCAATTGGCATTATGGCTGCTGCAGTAGCTAAACATGTGGGTGCTAGACATGTAGTGATAACTGACGTAAATGATTATCGTCTTGACTTGGCTAAAAAGATGGGAGCAACCAGAGCTGTTAACGTTGCTAATGAAAAACTCTCTGACGTTATGGCTGAACTGGGTATGTCAGAAGGCTTTGATGTTGGTTTGGAGATGTCAGGCGTGCCAATGGCTTTCACTGATATGTTAGAGAACATGAATAACGGTGGTAAGATAGCCATGCTAGGTATACCAGGTAGTGATATGGCAATTGATTGGTCTAAGGTAATATTTAAAGGTTTAACAATAAAAGGCATTTATGGTCGCGAAATGTTTGAGACTTGGTATAAAATGGCGAGCCTGATTCAGTCAGGATTAGACTTGTCGCCGATTATTACGCATCAATTTGATATTGACGATTTTCAGCAAGGGTTTGATATTATGCGTTCAGGGCAGTCAGGCAAAGTTATCTTAAATTGGGAGTAA
- the glpE gene encoding thiosulfate sulfurtransferase GlpE encodes MGFKHMHISELHQVITDKTHVVVDIRDPASFQAGRIPGSVHLTNDNISDFVREADLDAPLVVCCYHGNSSQQAAQFLSSQDFTDVYSLDGGFVAWQQSYPDSVETL; translated from the coding sequence GTGGGTTTTAAGCATATGCATATTAGCGAACTACATCAGGTAATAACGGACAAAACGCATGTCGTCGTTGATATTAGAGATCCCGCTTCATTTCAGGCAGGTCGTATTCCAGGGTCTGTGCACCTTACTAACGATAATATCAGCGATTTTGTTCGAGAAGCTGACCTTGATGCACCTTTAGTTGTATGTTGTTACCATGGAAATTCAAGCCAGCAGGCTGCGCAATTTTTATCAAGTCAAGATTTTACCGATGTTTATTCATTAGATGGCGGCTTTGTTGCTTGGCAACAGTCTTATCCAGATTCTGTAGAAACATTATAA
- the glpG gene encoding rhomboid family intramembrane serine protease GlpG, with translation MSDSQLSPLAAVKDHSIALLFANYLRSQHIASDVRPHEGEFIVLCDERHVEQAKRLFQTFVNNPYAEKYQQAAWQSGEAVKVTQSRMSESFKQQFLSHAGIVTLSIFALCWIVFVAAALGWKQTLFFELRFFPHLSLAHLISEPWRLIGSVFFHFSLLHIVFNTMWWWQLGGAIEKVMGKLELLHVFFVSALLSCFGQYLVSGPNFGGLSGVVYGVFGYVWFAGWLAPEKGLQLAKPIIGFMLFFLLLGFVDLLPINVANTAHTVGLLSGCLLAWMRFGKFTKH, from the coding sequence ATGTCTGATAGTCAACTTTCTCCTTTAGCCGCCGTTAAAGATCACAGCATTGCGTTATTATTTGCAAACTATTTACGTAGCCAGCATATTGCCAGCGACGTTAGACCCCATGAAGGTGAGTTTATTGTCTTGTGTGATGAGCGGCATGTGGAACAAGCGAAGCGTCTTTTTCAGACGTTCGTTAATAACCCATATGCAGAAAAATATCAGCAGGCAGCTTGGCAATCCGGAGAAGCGGTTAAGGTCACTCAATCAAGGATGAGTGAAAGCTTCAAACAGCAGTTTCTCTCTCATGCAGGTATTGTAACGTTGTCGATATTTGCACTTTGTTGGATCGTTTTTGTTGCCGCTGCACTTGGTTGGAAACAAACGCTATTTTTTGAACTTAGGTTTTTCCCTCATTTATCACTTGCTCACTTAATTAGTGAACCTTGGCGGTTGATAGGCTCTGTTTTCTTTCATTTTTCTTTACTACATATCGTTTTTAATACTATGTGGTGGTGGCAATTAGGTGGTGCCATAGAAAAGGTGATGGGTAAACTCGAGTTATTGCATGTATTTTTTGTCTCGGCATTATTGTCTTGCTTTGGACAATACTTAGTATCAGGGCCTAACTTTGGCGGTTTGTCGGGCGTTGTTTATGGTGTCTTTGGCTATGTGTGGTTTGCCGGGTGGTTAGCGCCAGAAAAAGGGTTGCAATTAGCGAAACCTATTATTGGTTTTATGCTGTTCTTTTTATTGTTAGGCTTTGTTGATTTATTACCGATTAACGTGGCAAATACGGCACACACTGTGGGCCTACTCTCTGGGTGTTTACTTGCTTGGATGCGGTTTGGCAAATTTACTAAACACTAA
- a CDS encoding flagellar basal body-associated protein FliL gives MKSLAFALLLLIPFVHKAKSADYAYYGFEPQIVTNYVAVKKKMGYVRLSVELMIEDSANYEAVEHHSPLLRDAIIGIIGQQPESKIKSINGRHEIQKLCEEKVKSLLKQETGQPLIKKLLFTQWLDN, from the coding sequence ATGAAAAGTTTGGCTTTCGCCCTGTTACTATTAATCCCTTTTGTACATAAAGCAAAATCGGCAGATTATGCCTATTACGGCTTTGAGCCACAAATTGTAACTAACTATGTAGCCGTTAAAAAGAAGATGGGTTATGTACGCCTTTCTGTTGAACTGATGATAGAAGATTCTGCAAATTATGAGGCTGTTGAGCATCATTCGCCGCTTTTACGTGACGCAATAATAGGTATTATTGGTCAACAACCCGAATCAAAAATAAAATCAATTAATGGTCGCCACGAAATACAAAAATTGTGCGAAGAAAAAGTAAAAAGCCTCTTAAAACAAGAAACTGGCCAACCCCTAATTAAAAAGCTACTGTTTACTCAGTGGTTAGATAACTAA